tcATTATTCaaaatagagggtaccaaaaCGATACTTCGCAAAAATACAGGTTACCAAATGaataaattcccaacaaaattTTGTTCCAAAAAGTAAACTAATAAattctttcattatttttttaaatacactTATCAATTTCATATTTCTAATATTTTATATGATTTCATTAAAGGGAAAAAAATCACTCCTTACCTAGTGAGTTAATTAATTTTCGGTATTATTCGCTATTActgaattataatatttttttgtcaattttataAACATTAATAATATAAACCAAGTGTAAGATAGACCCCTTCCAGTAAAGCGGGTTTTGCAATGACACCAATTTCAATTCCTCAAACACAGAAGTACAAAATGATGCAATATTATTTCATTTAATCATCCCAAATATAATAGTTTTATCTTACCATACCAATTGCCATGAGAGTTCAAAGACTCACAAAAGTTATAAAAGAAAACAGTTGACTCAATACTCAATAGGAGCAAACTGAATAGTAATAATAAATACACAAATCAAAGAAATGAGAAAATTCGAAGAAATAAATGAACGATCCTAAGACGACGGATATATCATTGCTTCTGTCCAGAAACGGTTATTTCAGGAACAACTTCAGTACCAATTCAAGGCCAAAGCAGGAAAACAATGCAAGCCCAAAACATGACATAGAAAGATCTAAAGATGGAAATCTGCTGAGCCTGAGACAATTTAGAGGTTCTGATCAATAAGGTAATCTCCCAACCTCTCAACGATCATGTTACATTGTCCCGGAGTCATTGGCTCATCATAAATGCCAATAATCATAGCTGCACCGGTTTTCTTCACCGTGATGCCACCAGCACCCTGAAACATAAAACGACATCAGTAATAGACTTGTTCATGCTCAACATCAAAATGGCAAAACAGAAAGACAAAAATGGGGTCTTCTTACTATGatctgttctctttctctctctctctgcccctctttttgaaaagaaaagaaaagaaaagaaaagaaaagaaaagtggaAGTAGCAGTAAGTGGGGTGTGCAACTGTTGGTATAAGAAATAATGGACCTCATAATTCACTAAAGATGTCATATAGTGGGGGGGGCAGTTCgctaataaaactttattaaaaaagttCAAACGCAAACTGGCATCCATGTGTTTGTGTTTAATTTAAAGTAGATAAAAAAGGTTTGCCGTGTGGTTGGTCCACAAGTGGGACTCGTAAAGATCTGTTATATTCCTTTGAGGGCATGCCAGGTTTAAAGGTTAATAGTTTTAGCATCAATCAAATTCAGGACGTGGAATCGTTGATTGAAACAGTAACAAATAGGTTTAGGATATGGAAAGTCAAAAGGCAAAACAACAACGTGACCCATTAACTTTGACAAAGCAGCAAACAAAATATTCTCTGGTCAGTTTTGCATAATAAAAGTCCTGAGTGCATGTAAATGCTTACGGTATTTGTATATCCAATTTATATGTACACACACGCACATACACCCATGTTGTCATGACTCTGTCATCAACTTATCATGTCAGCTACGTGCATACACATTCAGACGCTTGTAAAGCAACAACTTAATACAAAAATAGCTAATTTTTGAAACAATGACCGCTTCAAAAACATACCTATTCAAACAAGCATCAAGTCTAAAGAAAATAGGGGTCTTATAATATGAAAACTACGACTTATATATCACAAAATGAAAGAAACCGATTGTTGGGTGAAGACCAAGCAATAAGACAAACCTTCTTTCCACGAATGACAGCTCCTTGTTCACCCATAATAACCATGTACTTGATGCCACCTAGGTGCAACCCAGTTGGGGCAAGAGACCCAGGTTCATCAAAATCTTTCATGATTGCAACAATTTCTTCAGGCTTAAACTGCAGAAAAGAATGAAACTTCGTCACTGACTGCATCAACCAGAGTTGAATAATGAAAAACAATGTTATAGGTCAACGAATAAGGTTATCACAACTTGGTTCTAAAATTGAGTTTTTCAACTCTCATGTCTACactcagataagatctaacaacatGAGATTTAGCTACATGGAtcatttttcaaattttcaataTCCAATAAATATTCCCACAAAACACTCATCGTTACTACTAATCAAATGTACAAAAACCattaaattcaattatttatGCTCCGGAATAAGAACACAAACATAATTGTATACATCAATTCTCTTCAGAAATCCTTAAATTTGAACCTAACAAATTTATCCACTTAACATAATGATTTCCATTTTCCAATTCATATTGATTAATGATCCTGTGAATGAATTCGAAAAAGAGTAAATTTACTAAATGACAATATCCATTTGATTTACAGGACTACGGACTTGATTTTCCCGGAAAAATCAGATGCGATCCCGAACACAGTCCCTATTCCACCAGCACCAAACCAATTAATCATATTACTGATGATCGAAAGTACCCAGATCCAACACGAACCTAAAAGAGGGGAAAAAAACAGCAAAGGAAGTTGGAGAAAGAACCTGAGGGAAGGTGGAGCTCTGGGCCCAGACACTACCGTCGTGGCCGATAATGGCGGCGGCGGTGAGATGTTGACCATCCATATCGCACATCAGATGGTCATCGACGTATGATTGCCACGACATTTTTCCGATTCAATCCTGACCGTCGATTTCTCACTCGTAATTTAATTTCGGTTGGGTTGGGTTGTGTTGTGTTGATGTGAGTTGAGATCGTTTTGGGGCTTAAAGAAAGGGTGGATAAATAGGGAAGATAGAGGAATTCAATTGGCGTTGGGTGTGGGGCCCAGTTGGTGGAACTGGACGACCGTTATGATTACTGTCGTCGGTGATCTCATCTCAGCCGTTCATTACAACTTGTTTCAATGAGTGCCGTTCACGTTCGCCTTCCTCCTACAACCATTTGCCTTTCAATGCTCCCAATCAAATATTTTGACACGTGGCAATAAATACTTCAATGACCTCACGTGACCTCACGTGAACCTCTTCTTCtatacatctctctctctctcccctccTATCATTTCGTTTTCGCTTTTCCACATTTTTATTGTTGTACGGAAATACTTGTGATATTCTTTTCATAATaattttgcaaataatttttcttataactacttaagagttttatttttgtaatatattgAGGTTACTTCTTCTAAATTATAGGGGTCAAGAtcatcactttttttttattaacagAAATACTCATTTAGTTAATAAGGTCTTCAATCACAGCGGAAGAAATAAAACACtacaaattaaaatttgtcaTATTAGTaggatttttgtttttttttttactaaataaGCTATTTTATTATCtaatttaaaaacaaagttaagaAGACTATTCGGTCGAATAAACAAAAAGCTTAATTTTAGAACAATTAAGTTATAGTAGATTGATTTTTGAGAATCAATCTGAAATTAGAGAGgccatgcaaaaaaaaaaaaaatttaaacctcATATTGCTCCAcaaacaatatttaatatataccCACAGTTTATggcaattttttttaatcttaacttaAATGGTAATACATTGATAACTATATATACATGAAATATTATATGATAAGAAGTAGTACAGACTGGATAAAGGGATTTAAAGATGATATTGCTTTTCAAGAATGCATTATTGATTTCTTTATTTTGAAAGTTGGGAACTGAGTCCATTGAACTAAAGAAAGATAAGGCGAAACGAAGCATTAAAATTGAACTGCTTTCAAAATATGTGATTGGTTTCTTTTATCTTTTCTTTTCCAGCAACGTTACAGCCAATGATTCTCCAAATCCAgactatatatgtatatgttactGGTAGAACTAGAATTCTAGATATTAATTAGTGGGAGAAACATTTCATTAATATTTATTCGGGGCCAAACctaacttaattatttaaaagtcCAAATAACTACTGAGGATAAACCAGGACCCATCCTTTCCTTGTTCAAAATATATATCCAATAAGTTTAATTTTATTGGACTTATGAACCATATTCTGACTGAGATGAGACCGATCATTTAAGTTTAATACCTTATAATAAACTACTATCAACAAGTAGTAATCAATTATTCTAAATACCAAACTCGAGAAAATTAGCATATCCAATGCACCACCAATACCATATCATAGAGTTTGATACAAAAACCCATCCCATAATGTTTGATACAAAAATATAAGAGCTGCTTTCTATTTTATACagagaaaattacattttatataagatttttaataaagtgtgttaaaatatatatttttaaaataaagttaatttatgatttttttttatgaattttcccttttatgagtttattttctcatatttttgtataaatgttggtttatgccataattttactcttaattcaattttattaatttggaaggctatgtttgtaatttgattattatttttatagcttatttattttttatatattatttttatattacattaaatttttctttggttgttttacatttttttcctttttttgtaataagaattgtgtttaaaattattttttatttattataaacattttttttcttttttttattacattatacttttcttttttcaaatcctaggtaaggtaaccagttacttgattgatctttgacagttatgtaaaaaatttTTATAGagttaggttaaataacatgtaccaggaagGGTAACCAATTATCTTTAGAgaagtaactttctgccataagaggggtaaccagttataaTAAGAGAGAtgacgggttactcatattaaatatgaaagaaacatcaaattttaaGGAAAAAGAGAAAGAACAGTTCattaaaaaaaggaagaagaagtaactatgattttagtaacataggtaaccagttaccataaagaacccagaaatatacagacacatcagaacgtgaaggtaaccagttacctccaGAAATATGCACACAAAAGAACGGGAAGGTATCTAGTTTCCACAAATTTAAAGATAGAAAGAAAATTAGATCcacctcctttcccttttctcccatcttcttcatataattttttttttctagatttgaatgttcccatcagggtaactAATTACCCATtaatgttttcatatttttattagttttctttccaaattttggtgttcctacaagtgttacagtaaaaagaaaatgctgaaaaaattgatttgatttttttttacatatagtgaaaaaaactataaaaaaatagtaaaataattatctaatgttaaaatatgtgtggaaaaaaagaaaaaaaatgaaatgagaaaagaataagtacaaaaaatgaagaagaaaaaggaaaaaaaaacttaggaaggaaaactaaaaaaatatataaaaaaataaaacaaaagaaatgatgaaggaaaaaaaacacaagaatgaataaaaatgaaaagaagaagaagaaaaataataaaaaaatggaaagaaagaaaatatgaatgaaaaaatgaaaaaaaaaatggaagaagaaaaaaaaagctcatatgtgtgaaaaaagaaaaaaaaatggaaggagaaaataataaatacaaaaatgaagaaaaagtagaaagaaaaaaaagaaagaaaactaaaaaaatacaaaacaatgaaagaaaaaaatagacaaatgaataaaaatgagaaaaagaagaagaagaagaagaataagaatggaaaaataaaaagaaaaaaaaagatataggaaaacattggtagaaaaaaaagaaaaatgaagaaatggaagaaaaaataagtgaagaaaaaaagaaagaaaaataattaaaaaataaagaaaaataaataaataaaattcctttcaaaataaaaaaaaaacataattataataaaaaaaatgacattttatattttaattagttgctaattatattttctataatttaattCTTTCTTCAAtaaatttttctatttttgtacATAATGGTATAacacatatttttaaaaaattccaatatATCTATATTCTAAACGAGTATCCAGCCCACTCCCAGAACATACTCATCTCATTAAAGAGCCCTTTCGGTCGCGGAACATAACTTTTCTCCTCTGCAATATCGGGTAAGGCTTCGGATTGT
This genomic interval from Humulus lupulus chromosome 8, drHumLupu1.1, whole genome shotgun sequence contains the following:
- the LOC133794374 gene encoding profilin-3, with amino-acid sequence MSWQSYVDDHLMCDMDGQHLTAAAIIGHDGSVWAQSSTFPQFKPEEIVAIMKDFDEPGSLAPTGLHLGGIKYMVIMGEQGAVIRGKKGAGGITVKKTGAAMIIGIYDEPMTPGQCNMIVERLGDYLIDQNL